One Nicotiana sylvestris chromosome 12, ASM39365v2, whole genome shotgun sequence genomic window carries:
- the LOC104221469 gene encoding uncharacterized protein isoform X3, whose protein sequence is MSSGNVGRLPLMNVVKFKGVPILQQLHLEERLLRTSPQNWCIVNDGTNEPTIVMGISGKPAELLEIGSVLQDKIPVVKRFTGGGTVIVDHRTVFISFICNKDAVPTVQPYPRPIMSWSSQLYSKVFQGVGDFSLRENDYVFGNRKFGGNAQSITKGRWIHHTSFLWDFEMMNMAYLKLPKRAPDYRQIMLLLSPLRKDVTYSQS, encoded by the exons ATGAGTTCAGGAAATGTGGGGCGGCTGCCATTGATGAATGTTGTTAAATTTAAGGGAGTGCCAATTCTGCAGCAATTGCATTTGGAGGAACGGTTGCTCAGGACTTCACCTCAAAACTGGTGCATTGTAAATGATGGAACCAATGAACCCACAATTGTCATGGGTATTTCAGG AAAACCAGCTGAACTTCTTGAAATCGGTTCTGTTTTGCAAGACAAGATTCCAGTAGTAAAGAGGTTTACCGGAGGAGGCACTGTAATAGTCGATCACAGGACAGTTTTCATCTCCTTCATATGCAATAAGGATGCTGTCCCTACTGTACAACCATATCCTAGGCCCATCATGTCATGGAGCAGCCAACTCTATAGCAAGGTGTTTCAAGGAGTTGGGGATTTCTCTCTTCGTGAAAATG ACTACGTTTTTGGCAACCGCAAGTTTGGGGGAAATGCTCAATCTATCACAAAAGGCCGTTGGATCCATCATACATCCTTTCTTTGGGATTTTGAGATGATGAACATGGCTTATCTCAAACTTCCAAAACGAGCTCCTGACTATCGACAG ATCATGCTCTTGCTTTCACCTCTTCGAAAGGACGTAACATATTCCCAATCCTAG